A single window of Toxoplasma gondii ME49 chromosome Ib, whole genome shotgun sequence DNA harbors:
- a CDS encoding hypothetical protein (encoded by transcript TGME49_209040) codes for MDPGATNAAGDSAVLVACQQPESFDQEPFWDEFFGHYCASRPQEIPSLLNKPNSTDAASERSEKPLSHNGDIIEIVGGPPTREATSQGVQGNISRKNSHRSETERVDGAETQRRQATKQQEETTHPDVICAEGRDQASDSQAAAGTHSSRTAQNGEMHANYLPSTETENSVDPFPDNHGEHRSSENQQTPPDTDKPSARTASESLSGTGTRERETNGRDEDSALPSGQCGYKGPSTGNHRESAEQPGADLVALDVEALDNEYEQMSIEAEVLRDELKRVKEENARVEKKLAMKFSTTGDFPVYRAQTGDPRLTTQQYFAMLRTLEATKEEKERISALTEEKMQQENQKLATHQEKVEECRTAFRDFLRKVAKNSQMARSGKPIPESILGQLMQLEEEKTRALQEARSASTKLKHQLDVLHQMVSENDMQEQFHVMDFEQLKIENQALNEKIVERNEEIKKLRSIIMSAVQLERLQARHAYLTSLKTSGSTQPAKAK; via the exons ATGGACCCCGGTGCGACAAATGCTGCGGGGGACTCTGCCGTTCTTGTGGCATGTCAACAACCCGAGTCTTTTGACCAGGAGCCTTTTTGGGACGAGTTTTTCGGCCATTACTGTGCCTCAAGACCCCAGGAGATACCATCGCTTCTCAACAAGCCGAATTCCACAG ATGCTGCCAGTGAACGAAGTGAAAAGCCGCTGTCTCACAATGGCGACATCATCGAGATCGTGGGCGGCCCTCCAACGCGAGAAGCTACTTCTCAAGGAGTTCAAGGAAACATCTCCCGAAAAAACAGTCACAGGAGCGAAACAGAACGCGTCGACGGGGCAGAGACCCAACGGAGACAAGCTACAAAacaacaagaagaaacaacacaCCCTGATGTGATTTGTGCCGAAGGGCGTGACCAGGCGAGTGATTCGCAGGCCGCTGCAGGTACCCACAGCTCTCGAACTGCACAAAATGGAGAAATGCATGCGAACTATCTCCCCTCTACAGAAACTGAAAACTCTGTAGATCCGTTTCCGGATAACCACGGAGAACACAGATCTTCGGAAAACCAGCAGACGCCACCCGACACTGATAAGCCCTCCGCCCGAACAGCCTCGGAGTCTCTCTCCGGCACCGGGACGAGGGAGCGTGAGACAAatggaagagacgaagacagtgCCCTTCCTTCAGGCCAATGCGGGTACAAAGGA CCTAGCACGGGGAACCACAGAGAATCAGCTGAACAGCCAGGGGCGGACTTGGTGGCCCTTGATGTCGAGGCACTGGACAATGAGTACGAGCAAATGTCCATCGAAGCTGAAGTTTTGCGAGACGAATTGAAGCGAgtgaaggaggaaaacgctcgagtggagaagaagctggcAATGAAATTCTCGACGACCGGAGACTTCCCGGTGTATAGAGCGCAGACTGGCGACCCACGGTTGACAACGCAACAGTACTTCGCTATGCTCCGAACCCTGGAAGCTacaaaggaagaaaaagaacggaTATCGGCGTTGACGGAAGAAAAAATGCAACAAGAAAACCAGAAGCTGGCAACACACCAGGAGAAGGTCGAAGAGTGCAGAACTGCATTCAG AGATTTTCTCCGTAAGGTCGCGAAGAATTCCCAGATGGCACGGAGCGGGAAGCCGATTCCGGAGTCGATTCTCGGACAACTGATGcagctggaagaagaaaagactaGGGCGCTACAGGAGGCGAGGTCTGCAAGTACGAAATTGAAACATCAGTTAGATGTGCTTCACCAGATGGTTTCAGAAAATGACATGCAGGAGCAGTTCCATGTCATGGACTTTGAACAACTAAAAATTGAAAATCAAGCTCTCAACGAGAAGATTGTCGAGCGGAATGAGGAAATAAAGAAACTCCGATCCATAATCATGTCGGCTGTCCAG
- a CDS encoding hypothetical protein (encoded by transcript TGME49_209045) has protein sequence MGTEAEDYLGAHRRHALYVTPESPSADLWSTVFGCIQDNDFEGFVKSLELAIAAEDDNTAKQPNSERSSDTDQPEPPRPAEVEIFGCQSILAHAAAFSEKCLEYLVETCCSDVNIRSSG, from the exons ATGGGAACTGAAGCAGAAGACTATCTGGGTGCTCACAGACGGCACGCCCTCTACGTCACCCCAGAGAGCCCCTCCGCCGACCTCTGGAGCACTGTGTTTGGATGCATTCAAGACAATGATTTTGAAGGTTTCGTGAAG TCCCTGGAGCTTGCTATAGCAGCGGAAGACGATAACACTGCAAAGCAACCTAACTCCGAGAGATCGTCCGACACAGACCAGCCAGAACCTCCGCGACCAGCTGAAGTCGAGATCTTTGGATGCCAGTCGATCCTCGCGCATGCTGCAGCCTTTTCCGAGAAATGTCTCGAATATCTTGTCGAGACGTGCTGTAGCGACGTTAATATACGGAGCTCAGGTTAG
- a CDS encoding Tyrosine kinase-like (TKL) protein (encoded by transcript TGME49_209050) encodes MAKTSVAPGPPGGVSRLSACEAPFPAAQSHADNVRVLGSWPADLRDISEKSLGKRATDVEAKPVKLLQPTSVFSENPDSLGAPLVYLPLSSPCWDVRHPSPETGPAPCVTKLQPSSAIGKTSRNNAKATFPPVTHTAGWPSPRLAESASKDLGDRERPRDNEAAPLSPGRPKIHHAASGGKIVSSLSLELQTSQSGGILSGTADPHSSSTGTTGAREGTRLKARGAWGSETPSLQAAAPVENFDFSEGSPREVFFQGALCAGTAPLSPESYRTVAEYIRQTYGGQVTAAGAESVDTLQGNECLSVKAGAKTPRFGVLFTKVPSDRSQVAFSAAQPQAQKIGFRQSGNADPNGMATPDLECLYSQYVKSQSVYDTQKVQNAGAQVGRCSFGNLPTATPRGSKPSHSLPAPLLPFPTGMFFLTPPKGATGIAPTVSPPVSGGQTPQQPVRRVLQTAAAAQFAKTGVYRDIHISSVKRNVPAVSSKDARQGNVSLRGAPPKHAIKNPWAFLTANQENRPPGPAPAARPALVAAPRPLPGISAKPVAVEGQSAACKEGEDAPLGQRSSECSAPPPEVRGVSAASTCTRLSSHAAEVKPNVKVRPGFTAAATKSTTQAPGTCLTRGTIPAVSQKKETSRQEPSEGSVSMHVLRVSLCGKKTTLSHRGQLMAMASCTGGVLRAFTARDTGVRVVECRDHRELVFQLPTKELVPFKDICIVAPISQGSFGTVSRATWRGQTVAVKQAHGVLTQEALRSIAREMNSFRAMDAHPHIVKYLGMCLDPGCVGIVMEYLPGGSLFDLLYENKVLVAAERRLVLSRQLTQAVHYMHHEKRMVHRDLKTANLIVDGVSGLKLCDFGKTRSLEASGKLLLDDNGGSPRYMAPECFATGTLIDEKADIWGLACCLIEIFGGPIPFEEIHSNDGVIDAIMCKRMRPAVPSWFHPAARRLFERCFSWSPRERPSALEIARTLELFTASDLNAYGMNTRRVK; translated from the exons GAGATATTTCTGAAAAGTCTTTGGGGAAAAGAGCCACAGACGTTGAGGCTAAGCCGGTAAAACTGCTTCAGCCCACGAGTGTGTTCTCTGAAAACCCAGATTCTCTTGGCGCGCCTCTGGTGTACCTCCCCTTGAGCAGTCCCTGCTGGGATGTGCGACACCCCTCTCCGGAGACAGGACCCGCCCCGTGTGTGACGAAACTGCAGCCATCTTCCGCCATCGGAAAGACATCCAGAAACAACGCGAAAGCAACGTTTCCACCCGTCACTCACACTGCTGGGTGGCCGTCACCGCGGCTGGCGGAAAGTGCATCGAAAGACCTCGGGGACAGGGAAAGACCCAGAGACAACGAGGCAGCACCGCTGTCTCCTGGCAGGCCTAAGATACATCACGCAGCGAGCGGAGGGAAAATCGTTTCGTCTTTGAGTCTCGAACTTCAGACTTCTCAGTCTGGCGGGATTTTGTCAGGCACTGCAGATCCTCACTCAAGCTCAACTGGGACCACCGGTGCCCGCGAGGGAACCCGACTTAAGGCTCGTGGGGCGTGGGGGTCGGAAACCCCAAGCCTCCAGGCTGCAGCCCCGGTAGAGAACTTTGACTTTTCTGAAGGGAGTCCGAGGGAAGTCTTCTTTCAAGGCGCTCTGTGTGCAGGAACTGCCCCGCTTTCCCCGGAGAGTTACCGCACGGTCGCCGAGTACATTCGGCAAACCTACGGCGGGCAGGTCACTGCGGCGGGGGCCGAGAGCGTCGACACTTTGCAGGGAAACGAATGTCTCTCTGTAAAGGCGGGAGCGAAGACTCCTCGCTTCGGTGTCCTCTTCACCAAAGTGCCTTCGGATCGCTCCCAGGTGGCTTTCTCGGCCGCGCAGCCGCAAGCGCAGAAGATCGGCTTCAGGCAGAGTGGGAACGCGGATCCGAACGGAATGGCCACGCCAGACCTCGAGTGTCTGTACTCACAGTATGTGAAGTCGCAAAGCGTGTACGATACGCAGAAGGTGCAGAATGCAGGTGCACAAGTGGGTCGCTGTTCGTTCGGGAATCTCCCGACCGCGACTCCGCGCGGGTCGAAACCCTCGCACAGCCTGCCCGCAccgcttctgcctttcccCACCGGCATGTTCTTCTTAACTCCACCAAAAGGAGCGACAGGAATCGCGCCAACTGTCTCGCCGCCCGTGTCCGGTGGCCAAACTCCGCAACAGCCTGTCCGCCGGGTGCTGCAAACGGCCGCAGCTGCCCAGTTTGCCAAGACTGGAGTCTACCGCGATATCCACATTTCCTCTGTGAAGAGGAATGTGCCCGCCGTGTCGTCTAAAGATGCGCGGCAAGGAAATGTCAGCCTTCGAGGCGCCCCGCCGAAGCATGCCATCAAAAATCCCTGGGCCTTCCTAACGGCGAACCAGGAGAACCGGCCGCCGGGACCGGCACCGGCGGCGAGACCAGCTCTTGTGGCTGCGCCGCGGCCTCTTCCAGGGATCTCGGCAAAGCCTGTCGCGGTGGAGGGACAGTCGGCGGCATgcaaggaaggcgaggacgcgcCGCTGGGTCAGCGATCTTCCGAGTGCAGCGCCCCTCCTCCAGAGGTccgcggtgtctccgcagctTCCACCTGCACGCGGTTGtcatcgcatgcagcggaagTGAAGCCGAACGTGAAAGTTCGGCCGGGATTTACGGCGGCCGCCACGAAGTCGACGACGCAGGCGCCGGGGACTTGCCTCACCCGCGGCACAATCCCTGCGGTctcgcagaaaaaggagacaagccgCCAAGAACCCTCGGAAGGTTCGGTCTCGATGCATGTGCTCCGAGTGTCGCTGTgcgggaagaaaacgacgttGTCGCATCGCGGGCAGTTGATGGCGATGGCGAGTTGCACGGGTGGCGTCTTGCGCGCGTTCACCGCGCGCGACACTGGCGTTCGCGTGGTGGAGTGCAGAGACCACCGGGAACTGGTTTTCCAGTTGCCGACGAAGGAACTCGTTCCATTCAAGGACATCTGCATCGTCGCGCCAATCAGTCAAGGGAGTTTCGGGACTGTGTCGCGTGCTACGTGGCGAGGCCAGACAGTGGCTGTGAAGCAAGCCCACGGCGTACTCACGCAGGAAGCTCTGCGCTCCATAGCACGGGAAATGAACTCGTTCCGGGCCATGGACGCCCACCCTCACATCGTCAAGTATTTAGGCATGTGCCTCGACCCCGGCTGCGTCGGCATTGTCATGGAGTACCTGCCGGGCGGCAGCCTCTTTGATCTCCTGTATGAAAACAAGGTGCTGGTGGCGGCGGAAAGacgtctcgtcctctcccgACAGCTCACTCAAGCTGTCCACTACATGCACCACGAAAAGCGCATGGTTCACAGGGACCTGAAAACGGCGAATCTCATTGTAGACGGAGTG AGCGGGCTCAAATTGTGCGATTTTGGCAAGACTCGCAGTCTGGAAGCGAGTGGCAAACTCCTCCTCGATGACAACGGAGGCTCGCCGAGATACATGGCGCCAGAATGTTTCGCCACGGGGACGTTGATTGACGAAAAAGCAGATATTTGGGGCCTTGCGTGTTGCCTCATAGAAATTTTTGGTGGTCCTATCCCCTTCGAAGAAATCCACTCTAACGACG GTGTGATTGACGCAATCATGTGCAAGAGAATGCGACCCGCCGTCCCCTCGTGGTTCCACCCTGCAGCAAGGAGACTGTTCGAACGTTGTTTCTCATGGTCCCCGCGTGAGCGGCCATCGGCTCTGGAGATTGCAAGGACTCTCGAGCTCTTTACTGCAAGTGACTTGAATGCGTATGGAATGAACACACGACGAGTCAAGTAG